AGGAAGCGCGCCGCCTGAAAGAGAAACTCCGGCGCCAGGAAGCCGAGCGCAAAAAGCGCGAGGCCGAACAGCGCCTGCGCGCCGAGCAGGAACGCGAACGCGAGCGCAAGCGCAAGGCCGAGGAAGCGCGCCTGAAAAAAGAGCGCGAAGCCGAGCAGCGGCGCAAGCGCGCGGCGGAAGAGGCGAAGCGCCTGGCCGAAGAGGATCGGCAACTGAAAATGCGAAAGCGCCAGCGCGCGCTGTGGACGCGCCAGTATGTCGGCCTGCTGCGCGACAGCATCGAGCGCCAGTGGAAGAAGCCGCCGAGCAGCGTCAAGGGCGGCGACTGCGTGCTGAAAGTGCGCCAAAGCCCCGCCGGCGAAGTGCTGGATTTGAACATCGTCAGTTGCGACGGCGACCGGCTGTTCATGCGCTCGGTCGAGGAGGCGGTGTGGAAGGCGAGTCCGCTGCCGCCGCCG
Above is a genomic segment from Gammaproteobacteria bacterium containing:
- a CDS encoding cell envelope integrity protein TolA, with protein sequence MDARSRLKSSAVISCALHVLVFSLTAFGFASCTGPVLQGREAQPQIIEATAVHPKEIEQYYERRSLERRQALEREKRAQRKQMEAERSRADALRKKKRESLQLEKARQERRQALLQERERKAEEARRLKEKLRRQEAERKKREAEQRLRAEQERERERKRKAEEARLKKEREAEQRRKRAAEEAKRLAEEDRQLKMRKRQRALWTRQYVGLLRDSIERQWKKPPSSVKGGDCVLKVRQSPAGEVLDLNIVSCDGDRLFMRSVEEAVWKASPLPPPPSPDVFDADVELTFRQKY